Proteins found in one Candidatus Methanosuratincola sp. genomic segment:
- a CDS encoding ubiquitin-like small modifier protein 1: MRVKAEFFADLRERVGSPAMELQISGRTVLDLIEEIDALSGGSFMMHVVEGGRLKDMVKVLVNGRDVRGLRELDTELSEGDVVSFFPPVAGG, translated from the coding sequence ATGAGAGTGAAGGCGGAGTTCTTCGCCGACTTGAGGGAGAGGGTAGGCAGCCCGGCCATGGAGCTTCAGATTTCGGGCAGGACCGTGCTCGACCTGATAGAGGAGATCGACGCGCTCTCTGGCGGATCATTCATGATGCATGTTGTCGAGGGCGGCAGACTGAAGGACATGGTGAAGGTTTTGGTTAATGGCAGGGACGTGAGGGGGCTCAGGGAGCTGGACACCGAGCTCTCGGAGGGGGACGTCGTGTCATTCTTCCCTCCGGTAGCCGGCGGCTAG
- a CDS encoding methyltransferase domain-containing protein yields MVSLKGRVAEDYNATAGIYDMRYRDEQQLKIGFLLNRVRLKEGDIVVDAGCGTGLLLEAVSAREKAWLVGLDSSIGMLREARRKNTGADLVLGDIENMPFRDCVADAVFSISVIQLAEDPTRAVDEIRRVAKAGGAIAISYLSKAGLPPPEVKGLTVMVHSSETMKDVFITGFRDFD; encoded by the coding sequence GTGGTTTCGTTGAAGGGTAGGGTTGCGGAGGATTACAATGCAACTGCAGGCATCTACGACATGAGGTATAGGGATGAGCAGCAGCTCAAGATAGGCTTTCTCCTGAACAGGGTCAGGCTGAAGGAAGGCGACATTGTGGTAGACGCCGGGTGTGGCACGGGGCTGCTCCTCGAAGCGGTCTCAGCGAGGGAAAAGGCCTGGCTGGTCGGGCTGGACAGCTCGATAGGGATGCTCCGAGAGGCAAGGCGGAAAAATACAGGTGCAGACCTGGTGCTGGGGGACATCGAAAACATGCCCTTCAGGGACTGCGTGGCAGATGCCGTCTTCTCTATCAGCGTGATCCAGCTCGCAGAGGACCCTACCCGCGCGGTCGATGAGATCAGGAGGGTCGCGAAGGCAGGGGGGGCGATAGCAATAAGCTACCTCAGCAAGGCAGGGCTGCCGCCCCCGGAGGTCAAGGGTTTGACGGTGATGGTGCATTCATCGGAGACGATGAAAGACGTCTTCATCACGGGCTTCAGGGATTTTGATTGA
- a CDS encoding U6 snRNA-associated Sm-like protein LSm6 has translation MPSEPIRLLNKSLHSQILVKLKDGHEYVGTLEKYDPTMNLIMSDAVEASDDSSEPIAKYGKILVRGNNILYIKTSRPQ, from the coding sequence ATGCCTAGCGAGCCGATAAGACTACTCAACAAGTCCCTGCATAGCCAGATTCTTGTGAAGCTCAAGGACGGGCACGAGTACGTCGGGACCCTGGAGAAATATGACCCAACGATGAACCTGATAATGAGTGATGCTGTCGAGGCGTCTGACGATTCGAGCGAGCCGATAGCCAAGTATGGCAAGATCCTGGTAAGGGGAAACAACATACTGTACATAAAGACCTCGAGGCCGCAGTAG
- a CDS encoding methionine adenosyltransferase, whose translation MSPRNIVIEALQQQPVESHSVEFVERKGLGHPDYIADSLSEEFSLELCREYQKRFGAILHHNVDKVLLVGGQSNPKFGGGEVITPIFIMMSGRATSEVNTNGGVEYIPVGRIALQAAKSWIRNNLPHLDVDHHVIIDHKIGKGSADLVCTFNTRYGKICSNDTSFGVGYAPFDTLERLVFDTERFINSPATKKRFPEVGEDVKVMGLRTGSEIKITIAAATISKNVPDLSHYISVKEELKSAIEDFIARKCDTPVEVYLNNADMAEKGIVYLTVTGTSAEMGDDGETGRGNRANGLITPQRPMSLEAAAGKNPVSHVGKIYNVLAGRIAERIAEIKGVDEAYVKIVSQIGRAIDDPHMANVQLVMERGCPVTSNIQGEIMGIVESSLDSIGEITEAILEKRVTLF comes from the coding sequence TTGAGTCCAAGAAACATTGTGATAGAAGCGCTCCAGCAGCAGCCTGTAGAGTCGCACAGCGTCGAGTTCGTCGAGAGGAAAGGCCTCGGGCACCCGGACTACATCGCAGACAGCCTGTCTGAGGAGTTTAGCCTCGAGCTCTGCAGGGAGTACCAGAAGAGGTTCGGCGCAATACTGCACCACAACGTCGACAAGGTGCTCCTCGTCGGCGGGCAGTCGAACCCCAAGTTCGGCGGAGGCGAGGTGATCACGCCGATTTTCATAATGATGTCGGGAAGGGCGACCAGCGAGGTGAACACCAATGGCGGGGTGGAGTACATCCCGGTAGGGAGGATAGCCCTCCAGGCAGCCAAGAGCTGGATAAGGAACAACCTCCCCCACCTCGACGTGGATCATCACGTTATAATCGACCACAAGATAGGAAAGGGGTCTGCCGACCTCGTATGCACGTTCAACACGAGGTACGGCAAGATATGCTCGAACGACACCTCCTTCGGAGTCGGGTACGCGCCCTTCGACACGCTCGAGAGGCTTGTCTTCGACACCGAGAGGTTCATCAACAGCCCGGCTACGAAGAAGAGGTTCCCCGAAGTCGGGGAGGACGTCAAGGTAATGGGCCTGAGGACCGGCAGTGAGATCAAGATAACCATTGCAGCGGCAACGATCTCCAAGAATGTCCCTGACCTCTCCCACTACATCTCGGTGAAGGAGGAGCTCAAGTCGGCGATAGAGGACTTCATCGCTAGGAAGTGCGACACGCCTGTCGAGGTCTACCTTAACAACGCCGATATGGCTGAGAAGGGGATAGTCTACCTTACAGTGACCGGTACCAGCGCCGAGATGGGTGACGACGGCGAGACTGGGAGGGGGAACAGGGCAAACGGGCTGATCACGCCTCAGAGGCCGATGTCGCTAGAGGCCGCAGCCGGCAAGAACCCGGTGAGCCACGTCGGCAAGATCTACAATGTGCTGGCGGGGAGGATAGCCGAGAGGATAGCCGAGATCAAGGGAGTTGACGAGGCATACGTCAAGATAGTCAGCCAGATCGGCAGGGCAATAGACGACCCTCACATGGCAAATGTCCAGCTGGTGATGGAGAGGGGATGCCCGGTGACGAGCAACATACAGGGCGAGATCATGGGGATCGTTGAGAGCTCCCTTGACTCGATAGGCGAGATCACAGAGGCGATACTTGAGAAGAGAGTGACCCTCTTCTGA